A window from Triticum aestivum cultivar Chinese Spring chromosome 6D, IWGSC CS RefSeq v2.1, whole genome shotgun sequence encodes these proteins:
- the LOC123142290 gene encoding aquaporin NIP3-3-like — MEESRARGSADISLNINPAFSMDSMSDARATPVMMPRRSTSVKIVPIASDDENEKSPSPDPRTAVVHLVKKAMAEFLGTFLLVFIVLSAVIMNQVHGGALGLLGVAATAGAAGVVIVASLFHVSGSHLNPSVSLAMAVFGYLPWAHLAPYVFAQFLGAVSASFVAKAIYHPGPAVNLGAVVTTVPSIGTLEAFAVEFIITFILLFALLAPATDPKAVKELVAVAAGAALMMNVLIAAESTGASMNPARTLGTAIATGTYTKIWVYMVAPPLGAIAGTGAYIALKH, encoded by the exons ATGGAGGAGAGCAGGGCTCGCGGCAGCGCCGACATTTCTCTGAACATCAACCCGGCTTTCTCCATGGATAGCATGAGCGACGCAAGGGCAACGCCGGTCATGATGCCTCGGAGGTCAACTTCGGTGAAGATCGTGCCAATCGCGTCCGACGACGAGAATGAGAAATCTCCGTCGCCCGACCCGAGGACGGCGGTCGTTCATCTGGTTAAGAAG GCGATGGCCGAGTTCTTGGGGACGTTCCTGCTCGTCTTCATCGTGCTGTCGGCGGTCATCATGAACCAGGTGCACGGCGGCGCTTTGGGCCTGCTgggcgtggcggcgacggcgggagCGGCCGGAGTCGTGATAGTGGCGTCGCTGTTCCACGTGTCGGGGAGCCACCTGAACCCGTCGGTGAGCCTGGCCATGGCCGTGTTCGGGTACCTCCCCTGGGCGCACCTCGCGCCCTACGTGTTCGCTCAGTTTCTGGGCGCCGTCTCCGCGTCGTTCGTGGCCAAGGCAATCTACCACCCGGGCCCGGCGGTGAACCTTGGCGCCGTCGTCACCACCGTGCCGTCCATAGGCACCTTGGAGGCCTTCGCGGTCGAGTTCATCATCACGTTcatcctcctcttcgccctcctcGCTCCCGCCACCGATCCCAAAGCA GTGAAGGAGCTGGTAGCAGTGGCAGCTGGGGCAGCACTGATGATGAACGTTCTCATCGCCGC GGAATCGACAGGAGCGTCGATGAATCCGGCGAGGACACTGGGGACGGCCATCGCCACCGGGACCTACACCAAGATCTGGGTTTACATGGTTGCGCCGCCGCTCGGCGCCATCGCCGGGACCGGAGCTTACATTGCACTTAAGCACTGA